The following coding sequences lie in one Deltaproteobacteria bacterium genomic window:
- the rpsO gene encoding 30S ribosomal protein S15 codes for MSLITEKKSDIIGKFRVHDTDTGSPEVQVALLTERINMITDHLKVHSKDFSTRRGLLKLVGQRRRLLDYLKSVESMRYKALLETLGLRK; via the coding sequence ATGAGTCTGATCACCGAGAAAAAGAGCGACATCATCGGAAAGTTCCGTGTGCACGACACGGACACCGGTTCTCCCGAGGTCCAGGTCGCGCTCCTCACGGAGCGGATCAACATGATCACGGACCACCTCAAAGTTCACTCCAAGGACTTCAGCACGCGACGGGGCCTGCTCAAGCTGGTCGGGCAGCGGCGGCGCCTGCTGGATTACCTGAAGTCGGTGGAATCGATGCGGTACAAGGCCCTTCTGGAGACGCTCGGTCTTCGCAAGTAG